A single region of the Paramicrobacterium fandaimingii genome encodes:
- the pdhA gene encoding pyruvate dehydrogenase (acetyl-transferring) E1 component subunit alpha gives MLLTHSGEYVQLLTPRGERVDAPGFDPWVADIGSVELRSLYEDMLISRRLDTEATALQRQGEIGLWPPLLGQEAAQVGSAHALRPSDFVFGSYRENAVAFCRGVDLTTMISVWRGNANAGWNPYDISMAAPAIIIGAQTLHAVGYAMGCDFDRSDDISVAYFGDGATSQGDVNEAMIFAASFSAPVIFFCQNNHYAISEPVGVQTTKPIADRAPGFGIPSIRVDGNDVLAVFAATAIAADRARSGNGPTYIEAVTYRMGPHTTSDDPTRYRPETELEEWRAKDPLDRVKRYLMKIGALDDAQMQAIDDHADRVAKDLRAAIRALPEPEPLSFFDTVFAEPNAHLARQRSQHAAYLAAFDGGER, from the coding sequence ATGCTCCTGACACACTCAGGGGAGTATGTCCAACTGCTCACACCGCGCGGAGAACGCGTGGATGCCCCGGGTTTCGACCCGTGGGTCGCCGATATCGGCTCGGTCGAACTGCGTTCGCTTTACGAAGACATGCTGATCAGCCGACGGCTTGACACCGAAGCCACAGCACTGCAGCGACAGGGTGAGATCGGGCTCTGGCCGCCGCTTCTCGGGCAGGAAGCAGCACAGGTTGGCTCTGCCCACGCATTGCGGCCGAGCGACTTCGTCTTCGGCAGCTATCGCGAGAATGCCGTTGCTTTTTGCCGAGGCGTCGACCTGACGACGATGATCTCCGTCTGGCGCGGAAACGCGAACGCCGGCTGGAACCCCTACGACATCAGCATGGCTGCTCCGGCGATCATCATCGGGGCGCAGACCCTCCACGCCGTTGGCTACGCCATGGGCTGCGATTTCGATCGGTCCGATGACATTTCGGTCGCCTACTTCGGCGATGGTGCGACAAGCCAGGGCGATGTGAACGAGGCGATGATTTTTGCCGCGAGCTTCTCCGCTCCCGTCATCTTCTTCTGCCAGAACAATCACTACGCCATCTCCGAGCCTGTCGGCGTGCAGACAACGAAGCCGATCGCCGACCGTGCGCCGGGCTTCGGCATTCCCAGCATCCGTGTCGATGGAAACGACGTGCTCGCCGTCTTTGCGGCAACAGCTATTGCCGCAGATCGGGCGCGGTCGGGAAACGGGCCGACCTACATTGAGGCGGTCACCTACCGCATGGGACCCCACACGACAAGTGATGATCCGACGAGGTATCGGCCGGAAACGGAACTCGAAGAATGGCGTGCGAAGGACCCTCTCGACCGTGTCAAGCGCTACCTGATGAAGATCGGGGCGCTCGACGATGCCCAGATGCAGGCGATCGATGACCACGCCGACCGGGTTGCGAAAGACCTGCGGGCCGCGATTCGAGCTCTTCCCGAGCCGGAACCGCTGTCGTTCTTCGACACCGTCTTCGCCGAGCCCAATGCCCACCTCGCCCGCCAGCGAAGCCAGCACGCCGCGTATCTTGCGGCTTTCGATGGAGGTGAGCGCTGA
- a CDS encoding alpha-ketoacid dehydrogenase subunit beta, which produces MTDQKTADTAENVRTLTLSKSINEGLRRALSDDDKVILMGEDIGDLGGVFRVTDGLKAEFGPRRVIDTPLAEAGIIGTAVGLAYRGYRPVCEIQFDGFIYPGFDQIVAQVAKLHARTAGDVRMPITIRVPFGGGIGSVEHHSESPEAYFAHTAGLRVVSCANPQDAYSMLRQAIASDDPVLFFEPKRRYWMKGEVDLESTPELPLSSARVLTSGTDVTLVAYGPLVPTAMNVAAAAADDGVSVEVIDLRSLQPVDFDAVVASVRVTGRLVVAHEAQRFAGLGAEIAATITERCFEFLEAAPERVTGFDTPYPPAAFEDQFLPDLDRILDAVDRAMGRRNSLSGWRFDG; this is translated from the coding sequence ATGACCGATCAGAAGACAGCAGACACCGCAGAGAACGTGCGCACACTTACCCTGTCGAAGTCGATAAACGAAGGGTTGAGGCGAGCGCTCTCCGATGATGACAAGGTTATCCTCATGGGGGAAGACATCGGCGACCTCGGGGGAGTCTTTCGCGTGACCGACGGGCTCAAAGCGGAGTTTGGGCCGCGCCGCGTCATCGACACCCCGCTCGCGGAAGCCGGCATCATCGGCACCGCTGTCGGGCTCGCCTACCGCGGCTACCGTCCGGTGTGCGAAATTCAGTTTGATGGGTTCATCTATCCCGGATTCGACCAGATTGTCGCCCAGGTGGCCAAGCTGCACGCTCGGACAGCTGGCGACGTGCGCATGCCGATCACGATTCGGGTGCCGTTCGGCGGTGGCATCGGCTCAGTTGAGCACCACTCTGAATCTCCGGAGGCATACTTCGCTCACACCGCGGGTCTGCGGGTTGTTTCCTGTGCAAACCCACAGGACGCATATTCAATGCTCCGACAGGCGATCGCCAGTGACGACCCCGTGCTCTTTTTTGAGCCGAAGCGACGCTACTGGATGAAGGGTGAGGTTGACCTTGAGAGCACCCCCGAGCTGCCCCTGAGCTCGGCACGCGTGCTGACGAGCGGAACCGATGTCACGCTCGTCGCCTACGGGCCGCTTGTACCGACAGCGATGAACGTCGCAGCGGCTGCGGCCGATGATGGCGTCTCTGTTGAGGTCATCGATCTGCGCTCGCTTCAGCCCGTCGACTTCGATGCCGTTGTCGCGTCGGTGCGTGTGACGGGGCGCCTTGTGGTCGCACACGAAGCGCAGCGGTTCGCCGGGCTAGGGGCCGAGATCGCCGCGACGATCACAGAACGCTGCTTCGAGTTTCTCGAAGCGGCGCCCGAGCGCGTGACCGGATTCGACACTCCGTACCCGCCCGCCGCCTTCGAGGACCAGTTTCTCCCCGATCTCGATCGCATTTTGGATGCGGTCGACAGGGCGATGGGTCGCCGAAATTCTCTGAGCGGCTGGAGGTTTGACGGATGA
- a CDS encoding TetR/AcrR family transcriptional regulator → MSEKPHGRSDAKNKRRLSLLDAAAALFSEHGFNGVSMEDLGTAVGVSGPAVYRHFPSKQAVLAELLIGVSTDLLEGGSLETQRAPEGDLALRALIEFHVDFAIRNTDVIRVHDRDRSALSPHDAHTVRLLQRQYVELWVSLLERLSPDADVAELRVRAHAAFGLMNSTPYSVRRRGAARADRLRALLERMSYAALTS, encoded by the coding sequence ATGTCAGAGAAGCCACACGGGCGCAGCGACGCGAAGAACAAGCGAAGGCTCTCGCTCCTCGATGCTGCGGCCGCTCTGTTTTCGGAACATGGCTTCAATGGCGTCTCGATGGAAGACCTCGGCACCGCCGTCGGCGTTTCGGGCCCGGCCGTTTACCGTCATTTTCCCAGCAAGCAGGCAGTCCTTGCTGAGCTGCTCATCGGCGTCAGCACTGACCTGCTCGAGGGCGGATCACTCGAAACGCAACGCGCTCCGGAGGGCGATCTCGCTTTGCGTGCGCTGATCGAATTCCACGTCGACTTCGCAATACGCAATACAGACGTCATCCGGGTGCATGACCGCGATCGCAGCGCGCTTTCGCCACACGATGCACACACGGTACGGCTCCTTCAGAGGCAGTATGTCGAGCTGTGGGTCTCGCTTCTCGAGCGACTTTCTCCCGATGCCGACGTCGCCGAGTTGCGCGTGCGCGCACACGCGGCCTTCGGTCTCATGAACTCAACGCCCTACTCCGTCCGTCGCCGTGGTGCGGCAAGGGCGGATCGGCTGCGGGCATTGCTCGAGCGCATGAGCTACGCCGCCCTCACGAGCTGA
- a CDS encoding dihydrolipoamide acetyltransferase family protein has translation MSIKDFLLPDLGEGLTESEIASWKIAEGDTVTVNQVIAEIETAKALVELPSPFDGTIRTLYAEEGSTVQVGAPLIAFELDGGDDEPEDGGETQEREPVLVGYGPKKEGGAAPKRRRRSWESASSATAATSTETSEWDAAAVPSLETAGSAVGAERTERPRTTPPVRIFARECGVDLTGVAGTGAGGLITRADVQRAAEASSTDQAREQAVPHEGNREDVRIPIKGVRKATAAAMTASAFTAPHASEFITIDVTRTSELVTRLREQHPKTRITVMTIVSKAMLLAAHRTPSVNAHWDEDAQEIIEFAHINLGVAAATDRGLVVPVVKNADAMGLLDLADAIAALVATAREGRTQPADMSGGTMTLTNVGVFGVDAGTPILTPGQSAILAAGAVRRRPWEHNDEIALRDVMTLSMSFDHRIVDGEQASRFLVDVARVLNDPGTALTLL, from the coding sequence ATGAGCATCAAGGACTTTCTCCTCCCCGACCTCGGCGAGGGGCTTACAGAGTCAGAGATCGCCAGCTGGAAGATCGCCGAGGGCGACACCGTCACGGTGAATCAAGTGATCGCCGAGATTGAAACGGCGAAGGCTCTCGTTGAGCTCCCGTCGCCGTTCGACGGAACGATTCGCACGCTCTATGCCGAGGAAGGCTCCACCGTGCAGGTCGGCGCACCCCTCATCGCCTTCGAGCTCGACGGTGGTGACGATGAGCCGGAAGATGGCGGTGAGACGCAAGAACGCGAGCCCGTGCTCGTTGGGTACGGTCCGAAGAAAGAAGGCGGAGCGGCGCCGAAACGCCGGCGACGGTCGTGGGAAAGTGCATCGTCTGCCACTGCTGCGACATCGACAGAAACGTCGGAGTGGGATGCCGCGGCGGTGCCATCGCTCGAAACTGCCGGCTCTGCAGTGGGCGCTGAGCGCACGGAACGCCCGAGGACGACCCCTCCGGTTCGTATCTTCGCTCGCGAATGCGGCGTTGACCTGACCGGTGTTGCCGGCACGGGAGCAGGAGGGCTCATCACACGGGCAGATGTTCAGCGGGCAGCAGAGGCCAGTTCCACCGACCAGGCGCGCGAGCAGGCAGTGCCTCACGAGGGGAATCGCGAAGACGTCCGCATTCCGATTAAGGGTGTGCGCAAAGCGACAGCGGCGGCGATGACGGCGTCGGCGTTCACGGCGCCGCACGCGAGTGAGTTCATCACCATCGATGTGACGCGCACAAGCGAACTCGTGACACGGCTGCGAGAGCAGCACCCGAAGACCCGCATCACTGTCATGACGATCGTCTCGAAGGCGATGCTGCTCGCGGCACATCGCACGCCGTCGGTGAACGCTCACTGGGACGAGGACGCACAGGAGATCATCGAGTTCGCCCACATCAACCTCGGCGTTGCGGCGGCGACGGATCGAGGACTCGTCGTCCCCGTTGTGAAAAACGCAGACGCGATGGGGTTGCTTGATCTTGCCGATGCGATCGCAGCCCTTGTGGCGACGGCCCGTGAGGGCAGAACCCAGCCCGCGGATATGTCGGGCGGAACAATGACGCTGACGAACGTCGGCGTCTTCGGCGTGGATGCGGGAACTCCCATCCTCACACCGGGGCAGTCCGCGATCCTCGCGGCGGGGGCCGTGCGCCGCCGGCCGTGGGAGCACAATGACGAGATCGCGCTGCGCGACGTCATGACGCTCAGCATGTCCTTTGATCACCGCATCGTCGACGGGGAGCAGGCGTCACGCTTTCTTGTCGATGTCGCGCGTGTGCTGAACGACCCAGGCACGGCACTCACGCTTCTCTGA
- a CDS encoding carboxyl transferase domain-containing protein, which yields MHTLTTAIDPSSDGAKRNAAAQQSLVGELTERLSSVRRGGNERARDRHVARGKLLPRDRIDRLLDEGSPFLEVAPLAADGLYDGASPSAGVVAGIGVVHGRHVMVICNDATVKGGTYYPMTVKKHLRAQEIAEQNRLPCISLVDSGGAFLPMQDDVFPDRDHFGRIFYNQAQMSAAGIPQIAAVLGSCTAGGAYVPAMSDETVIVREQGTIFLGGPPLVKAATGEVVSAEELGGGDTHSRISGVTDHLADDDDDALRIVRDIVSTLPQNPPPAWAVSESSEPAVDAGSIYDVVPVDLHESYDVREVVARIVDASGFHEFKREYGTTLVTGFAHIHGHPVGIIANNGVLFSESALKGAHFIELCDQRGIPLVFLQNISGFMVGREYEAGGIAKHGAKMVTAVATTRVPKLTVVIGGSFGAGNYSMCGRAYSPRFLWMWPAARISVMGGQQASEVLATVKRDGMTKRGETWSDDEEQAFRAPIREQYENQGSPYYSTARLWDDGIIDPGQTRTVLGLALDVSARSPLDDSGFGLFRM from the coding sequence ATGCACACTCTGACCACAGCCATCGACCCGTCATCTGACGGAGCGAAGCGCAATGCCGCAGCGCAGCAATCGCTTGTCGGCGAACTCACCGAGCGATTGAGCTCCGTTCGCCGCGGCGGGAACGAACGCGCGCGAGATCGTCACGTCGCGCGTGGCAAGCTTCTGCCTCGCGATCGCATCGATCGGCTCCTCGACGAGGGGAGCCCGTTTCTCGAGGTCGCGCCGCTCGCGGCCGACGGACTCTATGACGGCGCTTCGCCCAGCGCTGGCGTCGTCGCGGGGATCGGTGTCGTGCACGGCCGTCACGTGATGGTCATCTGCAACGATGCGACGGTCAAGGGCGGCACGTACTACCCGATGACGGTGAAGAAGCATCTTCGAGCGCAGGAGATCGCCGAGCAGAACAGGCTTCCCTGCATCAGCCTCGTCGACTCGGGCGGAGCATTTCTGCCGATGCAGGACGACGTGTTTCCCGATCGTGACCACTTTGGGCGAATCTTCTATAACCAAGCGCAGATGTCCGCGGCGGGAATTCCCCAGATCGCTGCGGTGCTCGGCTCGTGTACAGCGGGTGGTGCCTACGTGCCCGCGATGAGCGACGAGACGGTGATCGTCCGCGAACAGGGAACGATCTTCCTCGGGGGCCCGCCCCTCGTGAAAGCGGCAACGGGGGAGGTTGTCTCGGCCGAAGAGCTCGGAGGCGGCGACACTCATTCGCGCATCAGCGGGGTGACAGACCATCTTGCCGACGACGATGACGATGCGTTGCGCATTGTGCGCGACATCGTGAGCACTCTTCCGCAGAACCCTCCACCGGCGTGGGCCGTCAGCGAAAGCAGTGAGCCCGCCGTCGACGCCGGTTCGATCTACGACGTTGTTCCTGTCGACCTGCATGAGTCATACGACGTCCGAGAGGTCGTCGCTCGCATCGTTGACGCCAGCGGCTTTCACGAGTTCAAACGTGAATATGGGACCACCCTCGTGACGGGGTTCGCCCACATCCATGGGCATCCTGTCGGCATCATCGCGAATAACGGTGTGCTGTTCTCGGAGTCCGCACTCAAGGGAGCGCACTTCATCGAGCTCTGCGACCAGCGGGGAATTCCCTTGGTGTTTCTGCAGAACATCTCGGGATTCATGGTGGGCCGTGAGTACGAGGCGGGCGGCATCGCCAAGCACGGGGCAAAAATGGTCACGGCCGTTGCGACAACCAGAGTCCCCAAGCTCACCGTCGTGATCGGAGGCTCGTTTGGGGCTGGCAACTACTCGATGTGCGGGCGGGCGTATTCGCCTCGTTTTCTCTGGATGTGGCCCGCCGCTCGCATCTCGGTCATGGGCGGGCAGCAGGCGTCGGAAGTGCTGGCAACGGTGAAACGCGATGGCATGACGAAACGCGGCGAGACCTGGAGCGACGACGAAGAGCAGGCATTCCGAGCGCCGATCCGCGAGCAATATGAGAATCAGGGCAGTCCGTACTATTCCACCGCCCGCTTGTGGGACGACGGCATCATCGACCCGGGTCAGACCCGCACGGTGCTCGGGCTCGCCCTCGACGTCAGCGCACGCAGCCCGCTCGATGATTCCGGCTTCGGCCTATTCAGGATGTGA
- a CDS encoding acetyl/propionyl/methylcrotonyl-CoA carboxylase subunit alpha — MMFQTVLIANRGEIAVRIIRTLRRLGIRSVAVYSDADATAAHVRAADSSVRLGPARASESYLNIDRVIDAARRSGADAVHPGYGFLSENSRFAAACAAAGLTYIGPEPHATEIMGDKIRAKQRVEADGVRGIPGRAVPGMTDDQLVEAANTIGYPVLVKPSAGGGGKGMIDVHRPEDMPEALSAARRVASAAFGDDTLFVERLITSPRHIEVQVLADTLGTVLHVGERECSLQRRHQKVIEEAPSSLLDEATRERIGRAACDVARSVDYTGAGTVEFLVSADAPDEFFFMEMNTRLQVEHPVTEAVTGIDLVEQQLHIAAGEPLALAQDDISLTGHAVEARLYAEDSNFLPQAGTVAHVAFPRDVRVDSGIERGTVVGSDYDPMLAKIIAYDDTRERALERLGRALEKTVVFGVTTNTSFLHSLVTDADVRAGKMDTTTIDSRIPDGEADSVNGRVWAAVALAVHQSRWRGAGADPWATPSGWRLGAPARAIDTRMRCGGDERTMTVSGPPEAARVDERAASIHGDGLERQVEIDGEISTVAVMQIGESIWIHDGHEAREFILVDRDSARAARADSTRVEPELRSPMPGTIVAVSVADGDTVAAGDTVLVIEAMKMEHRIVAPIAGTVTRAASLNQTVAKDAIVATIIAPDNAGNADESHKDAHNEGDNA; from the coding sequence ATGATGTTTCAAACTGTCTTGATCGCGAACAGAGGCGAGATCGCCGTACGCATAATCCGGACGCTGCGGCGCCTCGGCATCCGTTCCGTTGCCGTGTACAGCGACGCGGACGCCACTGCTGCCCATGTTCGCGCAGCAGACAGCTCCGTGCGGCTCGGACCCGCTCGAGCATCCGAGAGCTATCTCAACATTGATCGCGTGATCGATGCTGCGCGTCGCTCGGGCGCTGATGCCGTGCACCCCGGGTACGGATTTCTCTCGGAGAACTCACGCTTCGCCGCCGCCTGCGCAGCCGCGGGACTCACCTACATCGGCCCGGAGCCGCACGCGACAGAGATTATGGGCGACAAGATTCGGGCGAAGCAGCGCGTCGAAGCAGATGGAGTTCGTGGCATTCCGGGGCGCGCGGTGCCCGGCATGACAGATGACCAACTTGTCGAAGCTGCGAATACGATCGGGTACCCGGTGCTCGTGAAGCCCTCCGCAGGCGGCGGGGGCAAGGGAATGATTGACGTACACCGCCCCGAAGACATGCCGGAGGCTCTCAGCGCAGCTCGACGCGTTGCGTCTGCGGCCTTCGGCGACGACACTCTGTTCGTCGAGCGACTGATCACGTCGCCACGGCACATTGAGGTGCAGGTGCTCGCCGACACGCTCGGAACAGTGTTGCACGTGGGAGAACGGGAGTGCTCGCTGCAGAGACGACATCAGAAGGTGATCGAAGAGGCACCCTCGTCGTTGCTCGATGAGGCGACGCGGGAACGCATTGGCCGTGCAGCGTGCGATGTTGCGCGCAGTGTCGATTACACGGGTGCGGGAACTGTTGAGTTTCTCGTGTCGGCCGACGCACCAGACGAATTCTTCTTCATGGAGATGAATACGCGTCTGCAGGTGGAGCACCCCGTGACCGAAGCGGTGACGGGCATCGATCTGGTGGAGCAGCAGTTGCACATTGCGGCGGGAGAGCCGCTTGCTCTCGCGCAGGACGACATTTCGCTGACCGGCCATGCCGTTGAAGCTCGTCTCTACGCCGAAGACTCCAACTTTCTTCCCCAGGCAGGAACCGTCGCGCATGTCGCGTTCCCCCGCGACGTTCGCGTCGACAGCGGAATCGAACGAGGAACCGTCGTCGGCTCCGACTACGACCCAATGCTGGCAAAGATCATCGCGTACGACGACACACGCGAAAGGGCGCTCGAGAGACTCGGCCGCGCACTCGAGAAGACTGTTGTCTTCGGTGTCACAACGAACACGTCATTTCTTCACAGTCTGGTCACCGATGCAGATGTGCGTGCAGGAAAGATGGACACGACGACGATCGACTCGCGGATTCCAGACGGCGAGGCCGACAGCGTCAACGGACGCGTCTGGGCTGCTGTTGCCCTTGCCGTGCACCAGTCACGGTGGCGCGGCGCCGGGGCGGACCCGTGGGCGACGCCCAGCGGGTGGAGGCTCGGAGCTCCCGCGCGAGCAATTGACACGCGGATGCGGTGTGGCGGAGATGAGCGCACGATGACCGTCTCGGGCCCGCCAGAGGCCGCGCGCGTCGATGAGCGTGCGGCGAGCATTCATGGCGACGGACTCGAGCGTCAGGTTGAGATCGACGGTGAGATTTCGACAGTTGCTGTTATGCAGATCGGCGAGAGCATCTGGATTCACGACGGACACGAGGCACGGGAATTCATTCTCGTTGACCGAGACAGCGCACGGGCGGCACGAGCAGACAGCACGCGTGTGGAACCAGAGCTGCGCTCGCCGATGCCCGGAACGATCGTCGCCGTATCGGTCGCCGACGGAGACACCGTCGCCGCGGGCGACACGGTGCTCGTGATCGAGGCGATGAAGATGGAACACCGCATCGTCGCGCCCATTGCCGGAACGGTAACCCGTGCGGCATCCCTCAACCAGACGGTGGCGAAGGACGCCATCGTCGCGACAATCATTGCCCCAGACAACGCGGGCAATGCAGACGAGTCCCACAAGGACGCACACAATGAAGGAGACAACGCGTGA